One Solanum stenotomum isolate F172 unplaced genomic scaffold, ASM1918654v1 scaffold30406, whole genome shotgun sequence DNA segment encodes these proteins:
- the LOC125851868 gene encoding uncharacterized protein LOC125851868 yields the protein MASIHIIAIFSLNLLFLLPILSSANNALPPIFSPIFDNVCEKVNCGKGSCKASSNATFGFACECDAGWKQTSSENDNFWKFLPCVVPNCTVNFSCGEEAPPAPAPDRRSNTSFFEPCHWADCGGGSCNKTSPFTYSCACQEGYYNILNQTGFPCFRECALGMDCAQLGFDITNKTSSPPSLSDDSKSIAISVFGGGYGWLIITVASIASVLLI from the exons ATGGCTTCAATTCATATCATTGCAATTTTCTCTCtaaatcttctttttcttctaccaatattgTCCTCTGCAAACAATGCTCTGCCTCCTATCTTCTCCCCCATTTTTG aTAATGTGTGTGAAAAAGTGAATTGTGGTAAAGGGAGTTGTAAAGCTTCTTCAAATGCTACTTTTGGTTTTGCGTGTGAATGTGATGCTGGCTGGAAGCAAACCAGTTcagaaaatgataatttttggAAGTTTCTTCCTTGTGTAGTTCCCAATT GTACTGTAAATTTCTCCTGTGGAGAGGAGGCTCCTCCTGCTCCAGCCCCTGATAGACGCTCTAATACATCGTTCTTTGAAC CGTGTCATTGGGCTGATTGTGGAGGAGGCTCGTGCAATAAGACCTCTCCCTTCACATATTCTTGTGCTTGCCAAGAGGGTTACTACAATATACTCAATCAAACTGGTTTCCCTTGCTTCAGAGAAT GTGCTCTCGGAATGGATTGTGCTCAGCTAGGTTTTGATATAACGAACAAGACATCTTCTCCTCCGAGTTTGTCTGATGACAGCAAAAGTATAG CTATTTCGGTTTTTGGTGGTGGCTATGGCTGGTTGATCATAACAGTTGCATCTATCGCTTCGGTTTTGTTGATATAG